A window of Psychroflexus sp. ALD_RP9 contains these coding sequences:
- a CDS encoding ExbD/TolR family protein — MNLRGRNKVSPEFSMSSMTDIVFLLLIFFMLTSPVITPEALDLILPKAKGKTTNKQNVSVSITKDLKYYVDGEQVPLKNLETALQSKLSSVEQPTVILRAEKDVILQKAVDVMSIANDNKYKLVLAVKPN, encoded by the coding sequence ATGAATTTACGCGGAAGAAATAAAGTTAGCCCAGAATTTAGCATGTCGTCTATGACAGATATCGTGTTTTTATTACTGATATTTTTTATGCTTACTTCGCCAGTAATTACACCAGAAGCTCTTGATTTAATTTTACCGAAAGCTAAAGGTAAAACTACCAATAAGCAAAATGTATCTGTGAGTATTACTAAAGATTTAAAATATTACGTAGACGGAGAACAAGTACCGCTCAAAAATTTAGAAACAGCTTTACAATCTAAATTAAGTAGTGTAGAACAACCTACAGTTATTCTAAGAGCTGAAAAAGATGTAATTCTACAAAAAGCAGTCGACGTAATGTCTATTGCTAATGATAATAAGTACAAACTCGTTTTAGCCGTAAAACCAAATTAA
- a CDS encoding MotA/TolQ/ExbB proton channel family protein, with protein MVYTILQEVSPEQTEGVSEEKTLSVIDLIFSGGAGGTIIIAILAVLLFVALYIYFERLFAIKAASKTDKDFMNKIKDNVSNGNIEAAKMYCAQENSPVARLTAKGISRIGTPLEDINTAIENAGRLEVYKLEKNVSVLATIAGAAPMIGFLGTVIGMVLAFYELATSSGQAEMGSLAEGIYTAMTTTVAGLIVGIIAYIAYNHLVVKTDKVVHQMEATAVDFLDLLNEPT; from the coding sequence ATGGTTTATACAATATTACAAGAAGTTTCTCCAGAACAAACTGAAGGTGTTTCCGAAGAGAAAACCCTTTCAGTTATTGATTTAATCTTTAGTGGTGGTGCCGGTGGTACAATCATCATAGCCATACTTGCAGTGTTACTTTTTGTAGCGCTTTATATCTATTTTGAAAGATTGTTTGCTATCAAAGCAGCTTCAAAAACAGATAAAGATTTTATGAATAAAATTAAAGATAACGTTTCTAACGGGAATATTGAAGCGGCTAAAATGTATTGTGCTCAAGAAAATTCACCTGTAGCTAGATTAACAGCTAAAGGTATTTCCCGTATTGGCACACCGCTAGAAGATATTAATACAGCTATAGAAAATGCCGGTCGTTTAGAAGTGTACAAATTAGAAAAAAACGTAAGTGTTCTTGCAACTATTGCTGGTGCAGCACCAATGATAGGTTTTTTAGGAACTGTTATCGGTATGGTTCTAGCCTTTTACGAATTAGCCACAAGTAGCGGGCAAGCTGAGATGGGCTCACTAGCAGAAGGAATATACACAGCCATGACAACAACAGTTGCGGGTTTAATTGTCGGTATTATTGCTTATATTGCTTATAATCACTTAGTGGTTAAAACTGATAAAGTTGTGCACCAAATGGAAGCTACTGCAGTCGATTTCTTAGACCTACTTAATGAGCCAACTTAA
- the nhaD gene encoding sodium:proton antiporter NhaD codes for MTTFIILIFVIGYLAITLEHPLKLDKAVPALLMGTLMWALLSIGFNQSWFDVINYKGEVFSLAEGYSETEAYGFKKNLMHHFSKIGEILFFLIGAMTIVEIVDLHRGFGIIKKVIKPKSKQRLLWVLGILAFVLSAIIDNLTATIILITLLRKILAKHQYRVWYAAMIIIAANAGGAWSPIGDVTTTMLWIGGKVTAVGLSEYLIIPSLACFVVPFFIATKLKPFRGRAIRKELIIDEDTERLLSSKTMLYVGLGAIVFVPVFKMVTGLPPYIGMMFSLGLVWLVSEYVKPVKNLPSNQKYRYSTHKALSKIEFSSILFFLGILLAVAALESLVFGSISGVEVGTLRYAAESISNAIPNMDVVVILLGMLSALIDNVPMVAATMGMYTFEVDSPVWHFIAYSAGTGGSLLVIGSAAGVAAMGIEKIDFIWYLKKITWLALVGFLAGAGIFVFIEYFFYN; via the coding sequence ATGACAACATTTATTATTTTAATTTTCGTGATTGGCTATTTAGCCATTACTCTTGAGCATCCACTCAAACTTGATAAAGCAGTTCCAGCTTTACTAATGGGAACTTTAATGTGGGCGCTTCTATCGATTGGTTTTAACCAATCCTGGTTTGATGTAATAAACTATAAAGGTGAAGTTTTTAGTCTAGCTGAAGGTTATAGCGAAACTGAAGCTTACGGTTTTAAGAAAAACCTCATGCACCATTTTAGTAAAATTGGTGAAATTCTCTTTTTTTTAATCGGCGCTATGACTATCGTTGAAATAGTTGATTTACACCGTGGATTTGGCATTATAAAAAAAGTTATTAAACCTAAAAGTAAACAGCGCTTACTATGGGTTCTCGGAATTTTAGCCTTTGTTCTCTCAGCGATTATAGATAACCTTACAGCCACTATAATTCTAATTACTTTATTACGAAAAATATTAGCAAAACATCAATATCGCGTTTGGTATGCTGCAATGATAATTATTGCCGCAAATGCTGGTGGCGCTTGGTCTCCAATCGGTGATGTAACTACGACTATGCTTTGGATTGGAGGTAAGGTCACAGCCGTAGGCCTATCTGAATACTTAATAATTCCTTCTTTAGCATGTTTTGTAGTTCCGTTTTTTATAGCGACTAAGTTAAAGCCATTTCGAGGAAGAGCTATCAGAAAAGAACTTATTATTGATGAAGACACAGAACGTTTATTGAGTAGTAAAACTATGCTTTATGTGGGTTTAGGCGCAATTGTATTTGTACCTGTTTTTAAAATGGTAACAGGTCTGCCACCTTATATAGGGATGATGTTCAGTCTTGGTTTAGTTTGGCTTGTTTCTGAATATGTTAAACCAGTTAAAAATTTACCTTCAAATCAGAAATACCGCTACTCAACTCATAAGGCATTGTCTAAAATTGAGTTTTCAAGTATTTTATTTTTTCTAGGAATTTTATTGGCAGTTGCAGCGCTTGAAAGCTTAGTCTTTGGAAGTATAAGTGGTGTTGAGGTTGGTACGCTTCGCTATGCAGCTGAAAGTATTTCAAATGCAATTCCTAATATGGATGTTGTAGTAATTTTGCTAGGTATGCTTTCAGCTTTGATTGACAATGTACCAATGGTTGCAGCAACAATGGGTATGTATACCTTCGAGGTAGATAGCCCTGTATGGCATTTTATCGCTTACTCAGCAGGCACAGGCGGAAGCTTGCTTGTAATTGGTTCAGCTGCAGGTGTGGCTGCCATGGGAATAGAAAAAATTGACTTTATTTGGTACCTAAAAAAAATCACTTGGTTAGCTTTGGTTGGTTTTTTAGCAGGTGCAGGTATTTTTGTTTTTATTGAATATTTTTTCTACAACTAA
- a CDS encoding Glu/Leu/Phe/Val dehydrogenase dimerization domain-containing protein, translating to MKELLEQYESKLPEIVFHWKDSETEAEGWTVINSLRGGAAGGGTRMREGLDKNEVLSLAKTMEIKFTVSGPAIGGAKSGINFDPSDPRKKGVLERWYKAVSPLLKSYYGTGGDLNVDEIHEVIPITESCGVWHPQEGVFNGHFQPTEADKINRIGQLRHGVIKVLENPDYTPDLLRKYTVADMITGFGVSEAVKHYYSIYGGDVKGKRAIVQGFGNVGSAAAYYLASMGAKVVGILDRVGGLINEDGFSFEEIKELFLNKNGNTLHAENLIPFDDVNTKIWRLGAEVFAPCAASRLITKQQVDAMIDSGLEVISCGANVPFADKEIFFGPIMEYTDAKTSLIPDFISNCGMARVFAYFMERKVQMTDEAIFNDTSITIKNAIQNTYDNNSDKLNISRTAFEIALNQLL from the coding sequence ATGAAAGAATTACTAGAACAATATGAAAGTAAACTTCCAGAAATTGTTTTTCACTGGAAAGACTCAGAAACCGAAGCTGAAGGTTGGACGGTTATTAACTCACTTCGTGGTGGCGCTGCAGGCGGTGGAACTCGTATGCGTGAGGGATTAGATAAAAATGAAGTTTTATCACTCGCAAAAACCATGGAAATTAAATTTACGGTTTCTGGCCCTGCTATTGGCGGTGCTAAATCAGGAATAAATTTCGATCCAAGCGATCCTAGAAAAAAAGGGGTGCTTGAACGCTGGTATAAAGCCGTATCACCATTACTGAAAAGTTATTATGGTACAGGTGGCGACTTGAATGTTGATGAAATTCATGAGGTAATCCCTATCACCGAAAGTTGCGGTGTTTGGCATCCACAAGAAGGTGTGTTTAATGGTCATTTTCAACCCACTGAGGCCGATAAAATCAATCGAATTGGTCAATTACGTCATGGTGTGATTAAAGTTCTTGAAAACCCAGATTACACACCAGATTTACTTCGTAAATATACAGTTGCTGATATGATTACAGGCTTTGGTGTGTCCGAAGCTGTCAAGCATTACTACTCAATTTATGGTGGTGATGTTAAAGGAAAACGCGCCATTGTTCAAGGCTTTGGTAATGTAGGTTCAGCGGCAGCTTATTACTTAGCATCAATGGGCGCAAAAGTTGTCGGAATTTTAGATCGTGTAGGTGGTTTAATTAATGAAGATGGTTTTAGCTTTGAAGAAATTAAAGAACTCTTTTTAAACAAAAATGGAAATACTTTACATGCTGAAAATTTAATTCCGTTTGATGATGTTAATACTAAAATTTGGCGTCTCGGTGCTGAGGTTTTTGCACCATGTGCTGCCTCACGCTTAATTACTAAACAACAAGTTGACGCAATGATAGATTCTGGACTTGAAGTGATTTCATGTGGTGCTAATGTACCATTTGCAGATAAAGAAATATTCTTCGGTCCAATAATGGAGTATACTGATGCTAAAACAAGCTTAATTCCTGATTTTATTTCCAATTGTGGAATGGCTCGTGTTTTTGCTTACTTTATGGAGCGTAAAGTGCAAATGACCGATGAAGCAATTTTTAACGACACTTCAATTACTATTAAAAATGCAATTCAAAATACTTATGATAATAATAGCGATAAATTAAACATTAGTCGCACTGCTTTTGAAATTGCACTTAATCAACTTTTATGA
- a CDS encoding anhydro-N-acetylmuramic acid kinase produces MEIPQNNYHVLGLMSGTSLDGLDIVEAKFTKATKWNFEILNAKTYSYNLFWQRRLAEAHRIQPKKRLQLSKDFAELSAKYCVDFINEFKCDKIDFISAHGHTVFHQPDKGITLQIGNEALLAQLTQLPVICDFRVQDVQLGGQGAPLVPIGDQLLFQNYGACLNIGGFANISFQNAGRRIAYDICAANKVTNFYAQQLNLDYDVDGKIAESSPVNLNLLEQLNQLSYFNQSPPKSLGLEWIESEVFPLINSFGLPPEHILATFTHHIAHQIALNTKDFDNVLITGGGAHNKYLFKLLEQFLKDKLILPSHNLIAFKEALIFAFLGVLRHRNEINVLADVTGAKQDHSSGVLFYP; encoded by the coding sequence TTGGAAATACCTCAAAATAATTATCATGTTCTAGGCTTGATGTCAGGAACTTCACTTGATGGTTTAGACATCGTTGAAGCTAAGTTTACAAAGGCAACAAAGTGGAATTTTGAAATTTTAAACGCTAAAACATATTCATATAATTTGTTTTGGCAAAGGCGATTAGCTGAAGCTCATAGAATACAACCCAAAAAACGACTTCAATTATCTAAAGATTTCGCAGAACTTTCAGCCAAATATTGTGTTGATTTTATAAATGAATTTAAATGCGATAAAATTGATTTTATATCAGCTCATGGTCACACGGTTTTCCATCAACCTGATAAGGGTATTACATTACAAATTGGTAATGAAGCTTTGTTGGCTCAATTAACACAATTGCCAGTGATTTGTGATTTTAGAGTTCAAGATGTGCAATTAGGAGGCCAAGGTGCACCACTAGTGCCAATTGGTGATCAATTACTGTTTCAAAACTATGGTGCTTGCCTAAATATTGGAGGCTTTGCAAATATTTCTTTTCAAAATGCTGGAAGGCGCATTGCTTATGATATTTGTGCTGCCAATAAAGTTACAAATTTTTATGCACAACAACTCAATTTAGATTATGATGTTGATGGGAAAATAGCCGAATCATCTCCTGTTAATTTAAACTTATTAGAGCAACTCAATCAGCTGAGTTATTTCAACCAATCGCCACCAAAATCTTTAGGTCTAGAATGGATAGAGTCAGAGGTTTTTCCTTTAATTAATTCGTTTGGGCTTCCACCAGAACATATTTTAGCCACTTTTACACATCATATTGCTCATCAAATCGCTTTAAACACAAAAGATTTTGACAATGTATTAATAACAGGCGGTGGTGCACATAATAAATATTTATTCAAATTACTTGAACAATTCCTAAAAGATAAATTAATTTTACCATCGCATAATTTAATCGCTTTTAAAGAAGCTTTAATTTTTGCGTTTTTAGGAGTTTTAAGACATAGAAATGAAATTAATGTCTTGGCGGATGTAACAGGAGCCAAACAAGACCATTCAAGTGGTGTTTTATTTTACCCTTAA
- a CDS encoding acyl-CoA dehydrogenase family protein translates to MDFKLTEEHEMIRQAARDFAKNELLPGVIERDEKQEFPKAQIKQLGELGFMGMMASPEYGGGGMDTISYVIAMEELSKVDASASVVVSVNNSLVCWGLDTYGTPEQKEKYLSQLTTGEKIGAFCLSEPEAGSDATSQKTTAIDKGDHYVINGTKNWITNGNSADIYLVIAQTDREKKHKGINAFIVEKGMEGFEVGPKEQKMGIRGSDTHSLNFNDVKVPKENRIGEDGFGFKFAMKTLSGGRIGIAAQALGIASGAYELAKEYAKTRKAFGTEIMNHQAIAFKIADMHTQIEAARHLVMKAAWDKDQGNNYDLSGAMAKLYASQVAMEVATEAVQVHGGNGYVKEYHVERLMRDAKITQIYEGTSEIQKIVISRSVFKD, encoded by the coding sequence ATGGATTTTAAATTAACAGAAGAACATGAAATGATACGTCAAGCGGCGCGTGATTTTGCTAAAAACGAATTACTACCTGGCGTTATTGAACGTGACGAGAAACAAGAATTTCCAAAAGCGCAGATTAAACAATTAGGCGAATTAGGTTTTATGGGAATGATGGCATCACCTGAATATGGCGGTGGCGGAATGGACACAATTTCGTATGTAATTGCTATGGAAGAATTGTCTAAAGTAGATGCTTCTGCCTCTGTTGTTGTCTCTGTTAACAATTCACTAGTATGCTGGGGACTTGACACTTATGGCACACCTGAGCAAAAAGAAAAATATTTATCGCAACTTACCACTGGCGAAAAAATTGGTGCATTTTGTTTAAGTGAGCCTGAAGCTGGAAGTGACGCAACATCTCAAAAAACAACTGCTATTGATAAAGGTGATCATTATGTAATTAATGGCACCAAAAACTGGATTACTAACGGTAATTCTGCTGATATTTATTTAGTGATTGCACAAACCGACCGTGAAAAAAAACATAAAGGTATTAATGCTTTTATCGTTGAAAAAGGCATGGAAGGATTTGAAGTCGGTCCCAAAGAACAAAAAATGGGAATTCGCGGTAGTGATACACATTCTTTAAACTTCAACGACGTAAAAGTTCCAAAAGAAAACCGAATTGGTGAAGATGGTTTTGGTTTTAAATTTGCAATGAAAACACTTTCTGGTGGACGAATAGGTATTGCGGCTCAAGCTTTAGGTATTGCTTCTGGCGCTTATGAATTAGCAAAAGAATATGCTAAGACACGTAAAGCATTTGGTACTGAAATCATGAATCATCAGGCCATCGCTTTTAAAATTGCCGATATGCATACTCAAATTGAAGCAGCGAGACACTTGGTTATGAAAGCCGCTTGGGATAAAGATCAAGGCAATAATTACGACTTATCTGGTGCAATGGCAAAGCTATATGCTTCTCAAGTAGCTATGGAAGTAGCTACTGAAGCCGTTCAAGTTCATGGCGGAAATGGCTATGTTAAAGAATATCATGTAGAACGTTTGATGAGAGATGCTAAGATTACTCAAATTTATGAAGGTACTTCTGAAATACAGAAAATAGTTATTTCAAGAAGCGTTTTTAAAGACTAG
- a CDS encoding pseudouridine synthase has protein sequence MQKKSSNSKQKPKGNKKNLKQAKVDQQIKDPNAGMRLNKYIANSGVCSRRDADIYIKSGNVTVNGEVVTEMGHKVKLQDEVKFDGRRINPEPKVYYLLNKPKGVYCTGSYKNNNTTVLDMAARVTKAAVKPVGTLESSALGLILLTNDGTLAKKLSNLKSGIHQLYDVELKKPLDYVHLNQIKDGIIIEGHKVYVDDISYVENKSKHNIGLELKSQRPKIVQKIFKKLGYEILKLDRVMYGNLTKRDLPRGRMRELKKQEVINLGML, from the coding sequence ATGCAAAAAAAATCATCAAATTCGAAGCAAAAGCCAAAAGGGAATAAGAAGAATTTGAAACAAGCGAAAGTAGATCAGCAAATAAAAGATCCTAATGCTGGTATGCGATTGAACAAATACATAGCTAATTCAGGTGTATGTTCAAGACGAGATGCCGATATATATATTAAATCTGGAAACGTTACAGTAAATGGTGAGGTTGTTACTGAAATGGGGCATAAAGTAAAACTCCAAGATGAAGTAAAGTTCGATGGTCGTAGAATAAATCCAGAACCTAAAGTTTATTATTTACTCAACAAACCTAAAGGCGTCTATTGCACAGGAAGTTATAAAAACAACAACACCACAGTTTTAGATATGGCTGCAAGAGTAACTAAAGCTGCTGTAAAACCTGTTGGTACATTAGAGAGTTCTGCGCTTGGTTTAATTTTACTAACTAATGATGGTACTTTAGCTAAAAAGCTTTCTAATTTAAAAAGTGGTATACATCAACTCTATGATGTTGAGCTTAAAAAGCCTTTAGATTATGTTCATCTCAATCAAATAAAAGATGGTATTATTATAGAAGGTCATAAAGTTTATGTAGATGATATTAGCTATGTTGAAAATAAATCTAAACATAATATTGGGTTAGAATTAAAAAGTCAGCGTCCTAAAATTGTTCAGAAAATTTTCAAGAAATTAGGTTATGAAATTTTAAAGCTGGATCGTGTGATGTATGGTAATTTAACTAAACGTGACTTACCTAGAGGTCGTATGCGCGAATTGAAAAAACAAGAAGTAATTAATTTAGGAATGTTGTAG
- a CDS encoding geranylgeranylglycerol-phosphate geranylgeranyltransferase, producing MPTETNKFFLKLFSLFSVVRGYNLLVLALAIYFASIFIMAHDIAVKDVLLDLNLHLLVLSSLLAIASGYIINNFYDSEKDLINRPAKTLLDNYVSQNTKLGVYFGLNFLSVIVASYVSFKAVLFFSGYIFLLWIYSHKLKRKVGIATLMASMLAVLPFFIVFVYYKNLDLVIFVHALYLFLLVSIRELIKDLENLRGDFVQEYKTLPVVYGMRLTKKIISVLCVSLIVPALVLISLFDIGYMTYYFGSSVLFFIFFILKLWQSRSKKHYVLLHNLLKLVIVIGIFSIVLIDLQQVVDRIF from the coding sequence ATGCCAACCGAGACTAATAAGTTTTTTTTAAAGTTATTCAGTTTATTTTCGGTAGTTCGTGGTTACAACTTATTAGTACTTGCTTTAGCAATATATTTTGCGTCTATTTTTATTATGGCTCACGATATAGCTGTTAAAGATGTTTTACTTGATTTAAACCTTCATCTGCTTGTTCTGTCAAGTTTGCTTGCAATTGCTTCAGGATACATCATTAATAATTTTTACGATTCTGAAAAAGACTTAATAAACAGGCCAGCTAAAACATTATTAGATAACTATGTAAGTCAAAATACCAAGTTAGGTGTTTACTTTGGCTTAAATTTTTTAAGCGTTATCGTTGCTAGTTACGTTTCTTTTAAAGCAGTTTTATTTTTTTCAGGTTATATATTTTTACTGTGGATTTACTCTCATAAATTAAAACGTAAAGTTGGCATTGCTACACTAATGGCAAGTATGCTAGCTGTTTTACCATTTTTTATAGTATTTGTCTATTATAAAAATCTTGATTTAGTCATTTTCGTACATGCGTTATATTTATTCTTACTTGTTAGCATTAGAGAGTTGATTAAAGATTTAGAAAATCTACGAGGCGATTTTGTTCAAGAATATAAAACATTACCTGTAGTTTACGGTATGCGATTGACTAAAAAAATAATTAGTGTATTGTGTGTTTCCTTAATTGTACCAGCTTTGGTGCTTATAAGCTTATTCGATATAGGTTATATGACTTACTATTTTGGATCGAGTGTATTATTTTTTATTTTTTTTATTTTGAAACTTTGGCAGTCACGTTCAAAAAAACACTATGTGTTACTTCATAATTTGCTTAAACTTGTGATTGTAATAGGAATCTTCAGTATTGTATTAATTGATTTACAGCAAGTTGTTGATCGAATATTCTAA
- a CDS encoding mevalonate kinase, with protein sequence MKGPLFYSKILLFGEYGIIKDSKGLSIPYNFYNGALKIDDELSETAKASNLELKRFSDYLKTLNQNQDIEVQFDVDSLQHDIAQGLYFDSSIPQGYGVGSSGALVAAIYDKYAIDKITVLENLGREKLLTLKSIFAKMESFFHGKSSGLDPLNSYLSLPILINSKEDLEPAGIPSQTSSGKGAVFLLDSGIVGETAPMVNIFMENMKQEGFKNMIKTKFVKHTDACVENFLTGDFKSLFKNIKSLSNTVLDNFKPMIPAKFHDLWKKGIETNDYYLKLCGSGGGGYILGFTEDFQKAKKALSGHKLEVVYTF encoded by the coding sequence ATGAAAGGACCATTATTTTATTCTAAAATTTTATTGTTTGGTGAGTATGGAATCATTAAAGATTCTAAAGGTCTATCAATACCATACAATTTTTACAATGGCGCTTTAAAAATTGATGATGAACTTAGTGAAACTGCTAAAGCATCAAATTTAGAGTTAAAGCGCTTTTCTGATTATTTAAAAACGCTAAATCAAAATCAAGATATCGAAGTTCAATTTGATGTTGACTCTCTTCAGCATGATATTGCTCAGGGTTTATATTTTGACAGTAGTATACCTCAAGGTTATGGTGTTGGAAGTAGTGGTGCTTTGGTGGCAGCAATTTATGATAAGTATGCTATCGATAAAATTACAGTTCTTGAAAATTTAGGTCGAGAAAAACTACTGACTTTAAAATCAATTTTTGCTAAAATGGAATCTTTTTTTCATGGTAAATCTTCTGGACTCGACCCACTGAATAGTTATTTAAGTTTACCAATCCTTATTAACTCTAAAGAAGATTTAGAGCCAGCCGGGATACCTTCTCAAACATCGAGTGGTAAAGGAGCAGTGTTCTTATTAGATAGTGGTATTGTAGGAGAAACGGCACCAATGGTAAATATCTTTATGGAAAATATGAAGCAAGAAGGTTTTAAGAATATGATAAAAACCAAATTTGTTAAACATACTGATGCTTGCGTAGAAAATTTTTTAACAGGAGATTTCAAATCTTTATTTAAAAATATTAAAAGCCTATCAAATACAGTTTTAGATAATTTTAAACCTATGATTCCAGCTAAATTTCATGATTTATGGAAAAAAGGTATTGAAACAAATGATTATTATTTAAAGCTTTGCGGTTCTGGCGGCGGTGGATATATTTTAGGCTTCACCGAAGATTTTCAAAAAGCCAAAAAGGCATTATCGGGCCACAAGCTTGAAGTGGTTTACACCTTTTAA
- the mvaD gene encoding diphosphomevalonate decarboxylase produces the protein MQAKDFIAPNFTHQFVGKKVTSTAPSNIALVKYWGKYDQQLPTNASISFTLNNCKTITEIHLEETNTTKDFNFQVYLDGKLRPEFKPKIESFLKKIDVYSPFLKHYQFSIHTKNTFPHSSGIASSASGLAALAKCIVDLEQSANQSQSVDYYKLKTSFLARLGSGSACRSTHGDLVVWGKHSSIPESSNLYGIEFPFEVHEKFKNFCDSILLVDKGQKQVSSTVGHQLMHQHPFAEQRFKQANDNLTQLTSILQNGTYEDFFSLVETEALSLHAMMMTSSPYFILMRPNTLQIIEAIWDFRNSTQIPLGFTLDAGANVHLLYPKSVENEVKSFIKNSLASYCENKEYIHDQVTID, from the coding sequence ATGCAGGCCAAAGATTTTATCGCACCAAACTTTACGCATCAATTTGTAGGTAAAAAAGTCACATCAACTGCACCAAGTAATATTGCTTTGGTTAAATATTGGGGAAAATATGATCAACAATTACCTACCAATGCCTCCATAAGTTTTACGTTGAACAATTGTAAAACAATAACTGAAATTCATCTAGAAGAAACTAACACAACTAAAGACTTCAATTTTCAAGTGTATTTAGATGGAAAATTAAGACCAGAATTTAAACCTAAAATTGAAAGTTTTCTAAAAAAAATTGACGTTTACAGTCCTTTTTTAAAACACTATCAATTCTCAATACATACTAAAAATACCTTTCCACACAGTAGCGGCATAGCTTCTTCAGCTAGTGGTTTAGCAGCTTTAGCAAAGTGTATTGTCGATTTAGAACAATCTGCAAATCAATCACAATCAGTTGACTATTATAAGCTAAAAACTTCATTCCTGGCACGTTTAGGATCAGGCAGTGCTTGTAGGAGTACACATGGTGATTTAGTAGTTTGGGGAAAACATTCATCAATACCAGAAAGCTCAAACCTATACGGGATTGAGTTTCCATTTGAAGTTCATGAAAAATTTAAAAACTTCTGTGACAGTATATTATTAGTAGATAAAGGCCAAAAACAAGTCAGTAGTACAGTTGGTCATCAATTAATGCATCAACATCCTTTTGCAGAACAACGATTTAAGCAAGCTAATGATAATTTAACCCAGTTAACTTCAATTTTGCAAAATGGAACTTACGAAGACTTTTTTTCGCTCGTAGAAACTGAAGCTTTAAGTTTACATGCGATGATGATGACAAGCTCGCCTTATTTCATTTTAATGCGTCCAAATACTTTGCAAATTATAGAAGCGATTTGGGACTTTAGAAATTCAACTCAAATACCGCTTGGGTTTACTTTAGACGCAGGTGCTAATGTACATTTGTTATACCCTAAATCAGTCGAAAATGAAGTCAAATCTTTCATTAAAAATAGCTTAGCAAGTTATTGCGAGAATAAAGAATATATTCACGACCAAGTTACAATAGATTAA
- a CDS encoding TspO/MBR family protein: MKLKFIYKLIIAVFVCLAIGFIGSIATQTSVNTWYLTLNKPVFNPPNWLFAPVWTALYILMGISAALVWHRGFHHVWVKTALYHFGFQLLLNALWSIVFFGLQKPLLALFVIVALFILILLTFKWFKVVSSKASYLIIPYLVWVAFAMLLNFEIWRLN; the protein is encoded by the coding sequence ATGAAGTTAAAGTTTATCTATAAATTAATAATTGCGGTATTTGTTTGTTTAGCAATTGGTTTTATTGGCTCTATTGCTACTCAAACTAGTGTTAATACTTGGTATTTAACACTAAATAAACCTGTATTTAATCCACCAAATTGGTTATTTGCACCGGTATGGACAGCCTTGTATATTTTAATGGGAATTTCTGCCGCATTGGTTTGGCACAGAGGTTTTCATCATGTTTGGGTTAAAACAGCTTTGTACCATTTTGGTTTTCAATTATTACTGAATGCTCTGTGGTCTATCGTATTTTTTGGTTTACAAAAACCCTTACTTGCACTGTTTGTTATTGTAGCCCTTTTTATTTTAATTCTACTTACATTTAAATGGTTTAAAGTGGTTTCTAGCAAAGCCTCCTATTTAATTATTCCTTATTTAGTTTGGGTTGCGTTTGCTATGTTACTTAATTTTGAGATTTGGAGGCTTAATTAG